The Penicillium oxalicum strain HP7-1 chromosome VI, whole genome shotgun sequence genome window below encodes:
- a CDS encoding Protein MAK16 gives MSDEIVWQVINQQFCSYKLKTTKEQNFCRNEHNVTGLCNRQSCPLANSRYATVRSDPETGNMYLYMKTIERAHMPSKWWERVRLSSNYAKALEQLDERLIYWPKFLVHKCKQRLTRLTQVQIRMRNIAKEEDRLGEKIVPKLAPKIRRREETRERKALSAAKVERAIERELIERLRSGAYGDQPLNVDENIWKKVLRGLERAGEGERDEDMDDGEEIEDEEDGVGEVEYVSDLDEEEDLEDIEDWLGGDSADSSDDYDEDDDESEDESDDESAPSEDEKKPKPSAKRKHAAPPAKPRKKGPRIEIEYETEDAGKDRIMA, from the exons ATGTCGGATGAGATCGTGTGGCAGGTAATCAACCAGCAATTCTGCTCTTATAAGCTGAA AACTACAAAGGAGCAAAATTTCTGCCGCAACGAGCACAATGTCACTGGCCTGTGCAATCGCCAGTCATGTCCACTTGCCAACTCTCGATATGCAACAGTGCGCTCCGATCCAGAGACCGGAAACATGTACCTCTACATGAAGACTATTGAACGTGCCCATATGCCTAGCAAATGGTGGGAGCGTGTGCGCCTCTCGTCCAACTATGCCAAAGCTCTCGAACAACTCGACGAACGTCTCATCTACTGGCCCAAATTCCTGGTTCATAAGTGCAAGCAGCGTCTCACCCGTCTGACGCAGGTGCAAATTCGCATGAGAAACATTGCCAAGGAAGAGGACCGTCTCGGCGAGAAGATTGTGCCCAAGCTGGCCCCCAAAATTCGCCGTCGCGAAGAAACCCGAGAACGCAAGGCTTTGTCCGCAGCCAAGGTTGAGCGTGCCATCGAGCGTGAACTCATTGAACGTCTGCGCAGTGGCGCTTACGGCGATCAGCCGCTCAACGTCGACGAGAACATCTGGAAGAAGGTTCTCCGTGGTCTGGAGCGCGCTGGTGAAGGCGAGCGTgacgaggacatggatgacggcgaggagatcgaggacgaggaggatggcgTTGGTGAGGTCGAGTACGTGAGCGAcctcgacgaggaggaggacttAGAAGACATTGAGGACTGGCTGGGTGGTGATTCTGCCGATTCCAGCGATGACtatgacgaggacgatgacgaaAGTGAGGATGAGAGCGACGACGAGAGCGCTCCTagcgaagatgagaagaagcccAAGCCAAGTGCAAAGCGCAAGCATGCCGCTCCTCCGGCCAAGCCGCGGAAGAAGGGACCTCGCATCGAAATCGAATACGAAACCGAGGATGCTGGCAAAGACCGTATCATGGCATAG